In Streptomyces sp. NBC_01717, one DNA window encodes the following:
- a CDS encoding ATP-binding cassette domain-containing protein — protein MTDAIVLEDVHKRYGGKRALDGLDLSVGRGTVHAVLGPNGAGKTTAVRILSTLLRHDGGRAEVAGFDVRSRAGEVRRRIGLLGQNAAVDEELGGRQNLEMFGRLHHLGARRAGVRADELLARFGLADTGRKAVREYSGGMRRRLDLAASLITDPEVLFLDEPTTGLDPRGRAEVWAAVRSLVGGGTTVLLTTQYLEEADQLADRISVIDAGRVAAAGTADELKALVGGDRIDVVVRDAAQLGAAAGLLTGGVVVDADRRLIGAPAGDRMATLTRTVRALEEAGIEAEDIAVRRPTLDEVFLSLTDRKADDAEVAA, from the coding sequence TTGACCGACGCGATCGTTCTCGAAGATGTGCACAAGAGGTACGGGGGCAAGCGCGCCCTGGACGGCCTCGATCTCAGCGTCGGCCGGGGCACGGTGCATGCCGTGCTCGGCCCCAACGGCGCCGGCAAGACCACGGCCGTACGCATCCTGTCGACGCTGCTGCGGCACGACGGGGGCCGGGCCGAGGTGGCGGGGTTCGACGTACGGAGCCGGGCCGGCGAGGTCCGGCGACGGATCGGGCTGCTCGGGCAGAACGCGGCGGTCGACGAGGAGCTCGGCGGCCGGCAGAACCTGGAGATGTTCGGCCGGCTGCACCACCTGGGCGCACGCCGTGCGGGCGTACGGGCCGACGAGCTGCTGGCCCGCTTCGGGCTCGCGGACACCGGCCGCAAGGCGGTCAGGGAGTACAGCGGCGGTATGCGACGGCGGCTCGATCTGGCCGCCTCACTGATCACCGACCCCGAGGTGCTCTTCCTGGACGAGCCGACGACCGGACTCGACCCGCGCGGGCGGGCCGAGGTGTGGGCGGCGGTGCGTTCACTGGTCGGCGGCGGCACGACCGTACTGCTGACCACGCAGTATCTGGAGGAGGCCGATCAGCTTGCGGACCGGATCTCGGTGATCGACGCCGGGCGGGTGGCCGCGGCGGGCACGGCCGATGAGCTGAAGGCGCTGGTGGGCGGGGACCGGATCGATGTCGTCGTCCGCGACGCGGCACAACTGGGCGCCGCGGCGGGGCTGCTGACCGGCGGAGTGGTCGTGGATGCGGACCGGCGGCTGATCGGGGCGCCCGCGGGGGACCGGATGGCGACGCTGACCCGGACCGTACGGGCCCTGGAGGAGGCAGGCATCGAGGCGGAGGACATCGCGGTGCGCCGCCCGACCCTGGACGAGGTGTTCCTGTCCCTCACCGACAGGAAGGCGGACGACGCGGAGGTGGCGGCATGA
- a CDS encoding ABC transporter permease, which produces MSVVGTGTAGTSAVGATTIGWAVADSWTMTRRELAHWARQPVQIVVGLVFPVMLLLMFNYLVGGGQGIDGDNTEFLVPGMLALTMAFGLESTMLAVTQDLTKGVIDRFRSMPMVSGSVLVGRSVADMLQSVAALAVMIGVGYAVGWRRHDGVAAALGAVGLLLLLRFAMLWIGIQLAMVAGKPEMVQAVQILVWPVGFLSNVFATPESMPGWLGAVVEWNPMSATATAVRDLFGNPGGAGGSWAAEHAGLLAVVWPVALIAVFFPLAVRRFARLSH; this is translated from the coding sequence ATGAGTGTCGTCGGTACCGGAACGGCTGGTACGAGCGCGGTGGGCGCGACGACGATCGGCTGGGCCGTGGCCGATTCATGGACGATGACCCGGCGCGAACTCGCGCACTGGGCCCGGCAGCCGGTGCAGATCGTCGTCGGCCTGGTCTTCCCCGTGATGCTGCTGCTGATGTTCAACTACCTGGTCGGCGGCGGGCAGGGCATCGACGGCGACAACACCGAGTTCCTGGTGCCAGGCATGCTCGCGCTGACCATGGCGTTCGGTCTGGAGTCGACCATGCTCGCGGTCACCCAGGACCTCACCAAGGGAGTCATCGACCGGTTCCGTTCCATGCCGATGGTGTCCGGTTCGGTGCTGGTCGGCCGGAGCGTGGCGGACATGCTCCAGTCGGTGGCCGCGCTCGCCGTGATGATCGGGGTCGGGTACGCGGTCGGCTGGCGCCGGCACGACGGGGTGGCCGCGGCGCTGGGGGCGGTCGGGCTGCTTCTGCTGCTGCGGTTCGCGATGCTGTGGATCGGCATCCAGCTGGCGATGGTGGCCGGGAAGCCGGAGATGGTGCAGGCGGTGCAGATCCTGGTCTGGCCGGTCGGCTTTCTCTCCAACGTCTTCGCCACACCGGAGTCGATGCCGGGCTGGCTGGGTGCGGTCGTCGAATGGAACCCGATGTCGGCGACGGCCACGGCGGTGCGCGACCTGTTCGGCAACCCGGGCGGGGCGGGGGGATCCTGGGCGGCGGAGCATGCCGGACTGCTCGCGGTGGTCTGGCCGGTGGCCCTGATCGCCGTCTTCTTTCCGCTTGCGGTGCGGCGGTTCGCCCGGCTGAGCCACTGA
- a CDS encoding glutamate decarboxylase: MPLHKGSNRDKEPSKERRRRALNPFFGEADPTVGMTSAPPRHRLPDGPLPPSTAYGLVHDELMLDGNSRLNLATFVTTWMEPEAGVLMGECRDKNMIDKDEYPRTAELERRCVAMLADLWNAPDPATTVGCSTTGSSEACMLAGLALKRRWATRNADRYPATAKPNLVMGINVQVCWEKFCNFWEVEARQVPMEGGRFHLDPQAAAELCDENTIGVVGILGSTFDGSYEPIADLCAALDNLQEHTGLNIPVHVDGASGGMVAPFLDEDLVWDFRLPRVSSINTSGHKYGLVYPGVGWILWRSPSDLPEELVFRVNYLGGDMPTFALNFSRPGAQVVAQYYTFLRLGRDGYRAVQQASRDVASGLATQIEELGDFHLLTRGEELPVFALTTAPEVQAYDVFDVSRRLREHGWLVPAYTFPANRQDLSVLRVVCRNGFSSDLAELLLEDLRLLLPELRSQRHPLSHDRKAATAFHH, encoded by the coding sequence ATGCCTCTCCACAAAGGTTCGAATCGCGACAAGGAACCGTCCAAAGAGCGGCGCAGGCGCGCCTTGAACCCGTTCTTCGGGGAGGCGGATCCGACGGTCGGGATGACGTCCGCGCCGCCGCGGCACCGGCTGCCCGACGGACCGCTGCCGCCCTCGACCGCGTACGGCCTGGTCCATGACGAGCTGATGCTCGACGGAAACTCCCGGCTCAATCTCGCCACCTTCGTCACCACCTGGATGGAGCCCGAGGCCGGGGTGCTGATGGGCGAGTGCCGGGACAAGAACATGATCGACAAGGACGAGTACCCGCGTACCGCCGAGCTGGAACGCCGCTGTGTGGCGATGCTCGCCGACCTGTGGAACGCCCCCGACCCCGCGACGACGGTGGGCTGTTCGACCACCGGCTCCAGCGAGGCCTGCATGCTCGCCGGCCTGGCGCTCAAACGCCGCTGGGCGACCAGGAACGCCGACCGCTACCCGGCGACCGCCAAGCCCAATCTGGTCATGGGCATCAATGTGCAGGTCTGCTGGGAGAAGTTCTGCAATTTCTGGGAGGTCGAGGCCCGGCAGGTCCCGATGGAGGGCGGCCGATTCCATCTCGACCCGCAGGCCGCCGCAGAGCTCTGCGACGAGAACACCATCGGCGTGGTCGGGATCCTCGGCTCCACCTTCGACGGCTCGTACGAGCCCATCGCCGACCTCTGCGCAGCCCTGGACAATCTCCAGGAGCACACCGGCCTCAACATCCCCGTCCATGTCGACGGCGCGTCCGGAGGGATGGTGGCACCGTTCCTGGACGAGGACCTGGTGTGGGACTTCCGGCTTCCCCGGGTGTCGTCCATCAACACCTCCGGGCACAAATACGGACTGGTCTACCCGGGCGTCGGCTGGATCCTGTGGCGCTCGCCCTCGGATCTCCCCGAGGAGCTCGTCTTCCGGGTCAACTACCTGGGCGGCGACATGCCGACCTTCGCACTGAACTTCTCCCGGCCCGGTGCGCAGGTGGTGGCGCAGTACTACACCTTCCTGCGGCTGGGCCGGGACGGCTACCGCGCCGTTCAGCAGGCGTCCCGCGATGTGGCGAGCGGGCTCGCCACCCAGATCGAGGAGCTGGGCGACTTCCACCTCCTCACCAGGGGTGAGGAGTTGCCCGTCTTCGCCCTGACGACCGCCCCCGAGGTGCAGGCGTACGACGTCTTCGACGTGTCGCGGCGGCTGCGCGAGCACGGCTGGCTGGTGCCCGCGTACACCTTCCCCGCCAACCGGCAGGATCTGTCGGTGCTCCGGGTGGTGTGCCGCAACGGCTTCTCCTCGGACCTCGCGGAACTGCTCCTGGAGGACCTCCGCCTGCTGCTGCCCGAACTGCGCAGCCAGCGGCACCCGTTGAGTCATGACCGAAAGGCCGCGACGGCCTTCCATCACTGA
- the wrbA gene encoding NAD(P)H:quinone oxidoreductase produces the protein MPTPVNVAVIYYSATGTVATIAEAIAEYAGKAGAEVRLRKTVELASQAAIDSNPAWAANAKATAGIAEASKDDVVWADAVIFGSPTRFGNVAAQLKEFLDRLGALWQAGHLADKVYSGFTSTSTPHGGQETTLLALYNSIHHFGGILVAPGYTDPTKFVDGNPYGTSHVAGQGDIPVGEQTLTAARVQAERVVKFTRAIKSGLAAGS, from the coding sequence ATGCCCACGCCTGTCAACGTCGCCGTCATCTACTACTCCGCCACCGGCACCGTCGCGACCATCGCGGAGGCCATCGCGGAGTACGCCGGGAAGGCAGGCGCGGAAGTACGGCTGCGCAAGACGGTCGAGCTCGCGTCGCAGGCGGCCATCGACTCCAACCCGGCCTGGGCCGCCAACGCGAAGGCGACCGCGGGCATCGCCGAGGCCTCGAAGGACGACGTGGTCTGGGCGGATGCCGTGATCTTCGGGTCGCCGACCCGGTTCGGCAATGTCGCCGCCCAGCTCAAGGAGTTCCTGGACCGGCTGGGCGCCCTCTGGCAGGCGGGTCATCTCGCGGACAAGGTCTACAGCGGCTTCACCTCCACCAGCACCCCGCACGGCGGTCAGGAGACCACGCTGCTGGCGCTCTACAACTCGATCCATCACTTCGGCGGCATCCTCGTCGCCCCCGGTTACACGGACCCGACGAAGTTCGTCGACGGCAATCCCTACGGCACCTCGCACGTCGCCGGGCAGGGCGACATCCCGGTCGGTGAGCAGACCCTGACCGCGGCCCGGGTGCAGGCCGAGCGGGTCGTGAAGTTCACCCGCGCCATCAAGTCCGGCCTCGCGGCCGGGAGCTGA
- a CDS encoding ion channel protein gives MVSDSPALAESAPAHRLLLLLAPALVVGVASALILLRISLLAEQLQDVLWETLPQALSIGRYSSLWMIVMLTATGLAIGLVIRTVHGHAGPDPATTGLVDPPMPPDVIPGLLVVTVLALAGGVSLGPENPITAANIALTFWLGRRIAPRTPAALWIALASAGTIGALFGTPVAAALILSESLAAGGGAPGALWDRLFGPLAAGAAGALTMTLLAHPSFDLSLPPYSGPDWGDLLSSVVITSAAALLGLAAVYAFPYVHRAFHALRHPVLMLTCGGLVLGLLGALGGHLTLFKGLDEVKALSADPNGWSAGQFAVMAVVKAVALVTAATCGFRGGRIFPAVFIGVALGMCAHATVDAVPPAPAVACAVLGVLLAVTRQGWLSLFTAAALAGDAAVLPLLCVASLPGWLLVTGRPQMQLHGDGTPLR, from the coding sequence ATGGTCTCCGACTCCCCCGCGCTCGCCGAGTCCGCCCCCGCACACAGACTGCTGCTCCTCCTCGCGCCCGCCCTGGTCGTGGGCGTGGCCTCGGCGCTCATCCTGCTCAGAATCAGTCTCCTCGCGGAGCAGCTCCAGGACGTGCTCTGGGAGACGCTTCCCCAGGCGCTCTCCATCGGCAGGTACTCCTCGCTGTGGATGATCGTGATGCTCACTGCCACCGGCCTCGCGATCGGCCTGGTCATCCGTACCGTGCACGGTCACGCGGGACCCGACCCGGCCACCACCGGGCTGGTCGATCCGCCCATGCCGCCGGACGTCATCCCCGGGCTGCTGGTCGTGACGGTCCTGGCGCTGGCCGGCGGGGTCAGCCTCGGGCCCGAGAACCCGATCACCGCCGCCAATATCGCGCTCACCTTCTGGCTGGGCCGCCGGATCGCCCCACGGACTCCGGCCGCCCTGTGGATCGCACTCGCCTCGGCCGGCACCATCGGCGCGCTCTTCGGCACCCCGGTCGCAGCGGCCCTGATCCTCTCCGAGTCGCTCGCGGCCGGCGGGGGCGCGCCGGGCGCGCTCTGGGACCGGCTCTTCGGCCCGCTCGCGGCGGGTGCCGCGGGGGCGCTCACCATGACGCTGCTGGCCCACCCCAGCTTCGACCTGTCGCTGCCGCCGTACTCCGGCCCGGACTGGGGCGATCTGCTCTCCTCGGTCGTGATCACGTCGGCCGCGGCGCTGCTCGGACTCGCGGCGGTGTACGCGTTCCCGTACGTGCACCGCGCGTTCCACGCCCTGCGTCATCCGGTCCTGATGCTGACCTGCGGCGGCCTGGTGCTCGGCCTGCTCGGCGCGCTCGGCGGGCATCTCACGCTCTTCAAGGGGCTGGACGAGGTGAAGGCGCTCAGCGCCGATCCGAACGGGTGGTCGGCCGGGCAGTTCGCCGTCATGGCGGTGGTGAAGGCGGTCGCCCTGGTGACCGCCGCGACCTGTGGCTTCCGGGGCGGCCGGATCTTCCCTGCGGTGTTCATCGGCGTCGCGCTCGGGATGTGCGCCCATGCCACGGTCGACGCGGTGCCGCCGGCGCCGGCGGTGGCGTGCGCGGTGCTGGGGGTTCTGCTGGCGGTCACCCGGCAGGGCTGGTTGAGCCTGTTCACGGCGGCGGCGCTGGCCGGCGACGCGGCCGTACTGCCGCTGCTGTGCGTCGCCTCGCTGCCGGGCTGGCTCCTGGTGACCGGGCGGCCGCAGATGCAGCTCCACGGGGACGGCACACCACTGAGGTGA
- a CDS encoding MerR family transcriptional regulator: MDHSVGQVAGFAGVTVRTLHHYDGIGLLSPSGRSHAGHRRYDDGDLDRLQQILFYRELGFPLEEIAVLLDDPDADPQDHLRRQHALLSGRIAELQKMAAAVETAMEARKMGINLTPEEKFEVFGAKDPEEHAEEAERRWGGTATYAESQRRVARYTKDDWKRMQAEVAAWGEAYSAVMEAGEPAGSEAAMERAEAHRLHISTWFYECTYEIHRGLGEMYVCDPQFRAYYESMRPGLAEHLRDAIDANAQRRA, from the coding sequence GTGGATCACTCCGTGGGACAGGTAGCCGGTTTCGCCGGAGTCACGGTGCGCACACTGCACCACTACGACGGCATCGGACTGCTCTCGCCCAGCGGGCGCAGCCACGCGGGCCACCGGCGCTACGACGACGGTGACCTCGACCGGCTGCAACAGATCCTGTTCTACCGGGAGCTCGGCTTCCCGCTCGAAGAGATCGCGGTGCTGCTCGACGACCCGGACGCGGATCCGCAGGACCACCTGCGCCGCCAGCACGCTCTGCTGTCCGGCCGGATCGCCGAGCTCCAGAAGATGGCCGCCGCCGTCGAAACAGCCATGGAGGCACGGAAGATGGGCATCAATCTCACGCCCGAGGAGAAGTTCGAGGTCTTCGGGGCCAAGGACCCGGAGGAGCACGCGGAGGAGGCCGAGCGCCGCTGGGGCGGAACGGCCACGTACGCGGAGTCGCAGCGCCGGGTGGCCCGCTACACCAAGGACGACTGGAAGCGGATGCAGGCCGAGGTCGCCGCATGGGGCGAGGCCTACAGCGCCGTGATGGAGGCGGGCGAGCCGGCCGGGTCTGAGGCCGCGATGGAGCGGGCCGAGGCGCACCGGCTCCACATCTCCACATGGTTCTACGAATGCACCTACGAGATCCACCGCGGGCTCGGCGAGATGTACGTGTGCGACCCGCAGTTCCGCGCGTACTACGAATCGATGCGGCCCGGCCTGGCCGAGCACCTTCGGGACGCGATCGACGCCAACGCGCAGCGCCGGGCGTAA
- a CDS encoding YbjQ family protein, with protein sequence MGIEDYGGGQTQSEVLIVTTNDVPGYQVTQVIGEVFGLTVRSRHLGSQIGAGLKSMIGGELKGLTKTLVATRNQAMERLVEQAMARGANAVLMMRFDVTEAADVGTEVCAYGTAAVISKT encoded by the coding sequence ATGGGCATTGAAGATTACGGCGGCGGTCAGACGCAGTCCGAGGTTCTGATCGTCACCACCAATGACGTCCCCGGCTACCAGGTGACCCAGGTGATCGGCGAGGTGTTCGGCCTGACGGTGCGCTCCCGTCACCTCGGCAGCCAGATCGGCGCCGGACTGAAGTCGATGATCGGCGGCGAGCTGAAGGGATTGACCAAGACCCTCGTCGCCACCCGTAACCAGGCCATGGAGCGGCTCGTCGAGCAGGCCATGGCCCGCGGCGCCAATGCGGTGCTGATGATGCGGTTCGATGTGACGGAGGCGGCCGATGTGGGCACGGAGGTCTGTGCGTACGGCACGGCGGCCGTGATCAGCAAGACCTGA
- a CDS encoding DedA family protein, whose translation MNTLALGPSWLDPDHLIGQFGLLGVLVIVFAESGLLIGFFLPGDSLLFTTGLLVTTDKLHTPLWLVCVLVALAAIIGDQVGYLFGRKVGPSLFKRPDSRLFKQENVEKAHEFFEKYGPKSLILARFVPVVRTFTPIIAGVSRMNYRSFITFNIIGGVLWGAGVTLLGAGLGQIEFVRKNIEAMLVLIVLISVVPIAIEFLRARSKAKKEAATQGEGRDPIAGGGNPAPGQRGRHAKR comes from the coding sequence TTGAATACGCTTGCGCTCGGACCGAGCTGGCTGGACCCGGACCATCTCATCGGGCAGTTCGGGCTGCTCGGTGTGCTGGTCATCGTCTTCGCCGAGTCCGGGCTGCTGATCGGTTTCTTCCTGCCCGGTGACTCGCTGCTGTTCACCACGGGCCTGCTGGTGACGACGGACAAACTGCACACCCCGCTGTGGCTGGTCTGCGTCCTCGTGGCGCTGGCGGCGATCATCGGCGACCAGGTGGGCTATCTCTTCGGCCGCAAGGTCGGCCCGTCACTCTTCAAGCGGCCGGACTCCCGCCTCTTCAAGCAGGAGAACGTCGAGAAGGCCCACGAATTCTTCGAGAAGTACGGTCCGAAGTCGCTGATCCTGGCCCGCTTCGTGCCCGTCGTGCGTACGTTCACGCCGATCATCGCCGGTGTGAGCCGGATGAACTACCGCTCGTTCATCACGTTCAACATCATCGGCGGCGTGCTCTGGGGTGCCGGCGTCACACTGCTCGGTGCCGGACTCGGCCAGATCGAGTTCGTCCGCAAGAACATCGAGGCGATGCTCGTCCTGATCGTGCTGATCTCGGTGGTGCCGATCGCGATCGAGTTCCTGCGCGCCCGCAGCAAGGCGAAGAAGGAAGCGGCCACGCAGGGCGAGGGCCGGGACCCGATCGCCGGAGGCGGCAACCCGGCCCCGGGCCAGCGCGGCCGCCACGCCAAGCGCTGA